In Lujinxingia litoralis, a genomic segment contains:
- a CDS encoding cytochrome c oxidase assembly factor Coa1 family protein, protein MYDVEASLHELNRLLLGRYRVLRVLKEGDQGTTYLAQNSEGRSVALRELTLPAGEPERARELFEQERRALARGGASATTEAFSLDDGWGGERFFLVEPYARGLDPGGGPAPLSPGPAARHFDTPEEVQQERQALVELLTARALVLSLERLKRAGLLEPTSSSSVSMSVTSSVSSKSSPSPSRSGWGLLPTVIGVLAMALLISNCGRFSAKVAGYEATVFEPLRQCAEARALLGEAIELPVLGCQKGSTSFASASGHANWTIPVAGSRARGTYIFHASKSHGGWTLHNGILKVDDQVINV, encoded by the coding sequence ATGTATGACGTAGAAGCGAGCCTCCACGAACTCAACCGCCTGCTGCTCGGGCGCTACCGCGTGCTGCGGGTGCTCAAGGAGGGCGACCAGGGCACGACCTATCTGGCCCAAAACTCCGAGGGCCGCTCGGTGGCGCTCCGGGAACTCACCCTGCCGGCGGGGGAGCCGGAGCGGGCCCGCGAGCTCTTTGAGCAAGAGCGCCGGGCGCTCGCCAGGGGGGGAGCTTCGGCCACCACGGAGGCCTTCTCGCTGGATGATGGGTGGGGCGGCGAACGCTTTTTTCTGGTGGAGCCCTACGCCCGGGGCCTCGACCCCGGCGGCGGGCCCGCCCCCCTGAGCCCCGGGCCCGCCGCCCGGCACTTCGATACGCCGGAGGAAGTGCAGCAGGAGCGCCAGGCGCTGGTGGAGCTGCTGACCGCCCGGGCCCTGGTGCTCTCGCTGGAACGCCTTAAGCGCGCCGGGCTTCTCGAGCCCACGTCATCCTCGTCGGTGTCGATGTCGGTGACGAGCTCGGTGAGCTCGAAGTCCTCGCCGAGCCCCTCGCGCTCGGGGTGGGGGCTCTTGCCGACGGTGATCGGGGTGCTGGCCATGGCGCTCTTGATCAGCAACTGCGGGCGCTTCAGCGCGAAAGTCGCGGGTTACGAAGCGACCGTGTTTGAGCCTCTGCGCCAGTGCGCCGAGGCCCGGGCGCTCCTTGGCGAGGCGATTGAGCTGCCGGTGCTCGGCTGCCAGAAGGGCTCGACCTCGTTTGCGAGCGCCAGCGGTCACGCCAACTGGACCATACCCGTGGCCGGCAGCCGGGCCCGGGGCACCTACATCTTTCACGCCTCCAAATCGCACGGCGGATGGACGCTGCATAACGGGATTTTGAAGGTGGACGATCAGGTGATCAACGT
- the nikR gene encoding nickel-responsive transcriptional regulator NikR, protein MSELTRASIAVDAELMERFDRRIAEGGHSNRSEALRDLIRTHLAEDDWEQAEEAVATVTLLYDHHKRGLSKQVEDVGHVHHHSIIASMHVHLDADHCLEVVTLRGTPAELRHVSDHLIGLKGVLHGQAVFSAMPQALAEAP, encoded by the coding sequence ATGTCTGAACTCACCCGCGCCAGCATCGCCGTCGACGCCGAGTTGATGGAGCGCTTCGATCGTCGAATCGCCGAGGGCGGTCATTCCAACCGCTCCGAGGCGCTCCGCGACCTGATTCGCACCCACCTGGCCGAAGATGACTGGGAGCAGGCCGAGGAGGCGGTGGCCACCGTCACCCTGCTCTACGACCACCACAAACGCGGCCTGAGCAAGCAGGTCGAAGACGTGGGCCACGTGCACCACCACAGCATCATCGCCTCGATGCACGTGCACTTAGATGCCGATCACTGCCTGGAGGTCGTCACGCTGCGCGGGACGCCGGCCGAGCTTCGCCACGTCTCCGACCACCTCATCGGGCTCAAGGGCGTGCTCCACGGCCAGGCCGTCTTCAGCGCGATGCCTCAAGCCCTCGCGGAGGCCCCATGA